A genomic window from Pseudomonas alcaligenes includes:
- a CDS encoding DUF72 domain-containing protein, with translation MLPYFIGCPSWNEPAWRGSFYPADLRPAETLAHYCATFNAVEGNTTFYARPTAQTVQRWAEQMPASFRFCAKLPRDISHGGDLREHFAASADFLALLAPLGKRVAPLWLQLPASFGPSRLDELLAWLDEFADRSVAVELRHPLFFARGEEERLLNRELQARGVERICLDSRALFACTSRDPAVLHAQAKKPRLPLRPTAFSASPQLRFVGGPDLEANQAFLEPWLDKVADWIGQGLTPHVFLHTPDNQLAAAQALRFHQALMQRLPGLPALARSEPEVEQLGLI, from the coding sequence ATGCTGCCCTACTTCATCGGCTGCCCGTCGTGGAACGAGCCGGCCTGGCGCGGCAGCTTCTACCCCGCCGATCTGCGTCCCGCCGAGACCCTGGCCCACTACTGCGCCACCTTCAATGCGGTCGAGGGCAATACCACCTTCTATGCCCGTCCTACGGCGCAGACCGTGCAGCGCTGGGCCGAGCAGATGCCTGCATCCTTCCGCTTCTGCGCCAAGCTGCCGCGCGATATCAGCCACGGCGGCGATCTGCGCGAGCATTTTGCCGCCAGCGCCGATTTCCTAGCCTTGCTAGCCCCCCTCGGCAAGCGGGTGGCGCCGCTCTGGCTGCAGCTGCCGGCCAGCTTCGGTCCCTCGCGTCTGGACGAGCTGCTGGCCTGGCTGGACGAATTCGCCGACCGTAGCGTGGCCGTGGAGCTGCGCCATCCGCTCTTCTTCGCTCGCGGCGAGGAGGAGCGCCTGCTCAATCGCGAGCTGCAGGCGCGAGGCGTGGAGCGTATCTGCCTGGACTCACGGGCGTTGTTCGCCTGCACCTCGCGTGATCCGGCGGTGCTGCATGCCCAGGCGAAGAAGCCGCGCCTGCCGCTGCGCCCGACTGCTTTCAGCGCCAGCCCGCAGCTGCGTTTCGTCGGCGGCCCGGACCTGGAGGCCAATCAGGCCTTTCTCGAGCCCTGGCTGGACAAGGTGGCGGACTGGATAGGCCAGGGCCTGACGCCCCATGTGTTCCTGCATACCCCGGACAATCAGCTGGCCGCAGCACAGGCGCTGCGTTTCCATCAGGCGCTGATGCAGCGCCTGCCCGGCTTGCCGGCGCTGGCGCGGTCCGAGCCTGAAGTGGAGCAGCTGGGGCTGATCTAG
- a CDS encoding efflux RND transporter permease subunit, with translation MSFNLSEWALRNRSVVRYFMIVLAVIGALSYTKLGQSEDPPFTFKAMVVRTDWPGATAEEVSRQITERIEKKLMETGDYQFINSYSRPGESVVTFMARDNIHSKDIPELWYQIRKKVNDIRHTLPPGIRGPFFNDEFGTTFGNIYALTGEGFDYAVMKDYADRLQLQLQRVKDVGKVELIGLQDEKIWIELSNVKLATLGLPLAAVQQALDEQNAVTYSGFFETPAERIQMRVSGRFKTVDEIRDFPIRVGDRTFRIGDVAEVHRGFNDPPAPRMRFMGEDAIGIAVSMKAGGDILVLGEALEQEFARLQQTLPLGMELHKVSDQPAAVKTGVGEFVRVLVEALIIVLLVSFFSLGLRTGLVVALSIPLVLAMTFALMHYFGIGLHKISLGALVLALGLLVDDAIIAVEMMAIKMEQGYDRLRAASFAWTSTAFPMLTGTLITAAGFLPIATAQSGTGEYTRSIFQVVAIALIVSWIAAVVFVPYLGDRLLPDLAKLHAKKHGGSAAGHDPYSTTFYQTVREVVEWCVRRRKTVILVTIGLFVASLLLFRFVPQQFFPASGRLELMVDIKLTEGSSLKATEEQVKRLEAKLKEHEGIDNYVAYVGTGSPRFYLPLDQQLPATRFAQFVILAKSIEDREQLRSWLIEVMNEDFAFARTRVSRLENGPPVGFPIQLRVSGEHIDEVRAIARQVAAKVRENPYVANVHLNWEEPSKVVYLNIDQERARALGVTSADLSSFLQSSLTGSSVSLYREDNELIEILLRGTVRERQALELLPSLAVPTASGKSVALSQIATLEYGFEEGVIWRRDRLPTVTILGDIYGSEQPASLVKQIMPTLEPIRAALPSGYLLEVGGTVEDSARGQKSVNAGVPLFILVVLTLLMLQLKSMSRTAMVFLTAPLGLIGVTLFLLVFQQPFGFVAMLGTIALAGMIMRNSVILVDQIEQDIAAGMDRWHAIIEATVRRFRPIVLTALAAVLAMIPLSRSVFFGPMAVAIMGGLIVATALTLLFLPALYAAWFRVKEVER, from the coding sequence ATGTCCTTCAACCTCTCCGAATGGGCGCTGCGCAACCGCAGCGTGGTGCGCTACTTCATGATCGTGCTGGCGGTGATCGGCGCGCTGTCCTACACCAAGCTCGGCCAGAGCGAGGACCCGCCCTTCACCTTCAAGGCCATGGTGGTGCGCACCGACTGGCCGGGCGCCACCGCCGAGGAAGTCTCGCGGCAGATCACCGAGCGCATCGAAAAGAAGCTGATGGAGACGGGTGACTACCAGTTCATCAACTCCTATTCGCGCCCGGGTGAGTCGGTGGTCACCTTCATGGCCCGCGACAATATCCATTCCAAGGACATTCCCGAGCTCTGGTACCAGATCCGCAAGAAGGTCAACGACATCCGCCACACCCTGCCGCCCGGCATTCGTGGCCCCTTCTTCAACGATGAGTTCGGCACCACCTTCGGCAACATCTACGCGCTGACCGGCGAAGGCTTCGACTACGCGGTGATGAAGGACTATGCCGACCGCCTGCAGTTGCAGCTGCAGCGGGTCAAGGACGTGGGCAAGGTCGAGCTGATCGGCCTGCAGGACGAGAAGATCTGGATCGAGCTGTCCAACGTCAAGCTGGCGACCCTAGGCCTGCCGCTGGCGGCCGTGCAGCAGGCGCTGGACGAGCAGAACGCAGTGACCTACTCGGGCTTCTTCGAGACCCCCGCCGAGCGCATCCAGATGCGCGTGTCCGGGCGCTTCAAGACGGTCGACGAGATCCGCGATTTCCCCATCCGAGTGGGTGATCGCACCTTCCGCATCGGTGACGTGGCCGAGGTGCATCGCGGCTTCAACGACCCGCCCGCGCCGCGCATGCGCTTCATGGGCGAGGATGCCATCGGCATCGCCGTGTCGATGAAGGCCGGCGGCGACATCCTGGTGCTCGGCGAGGCCCTGGAGCAGGAGTTCGCCCGCTTGCAGCAGACCCTGCCGCTGGGCATGGAGCTGCACAAGGTGTCCGACCAGCCGGCGGCGGTGAAGACCGGTGTGGGCGAGTTCGTCCGCGTGCTGGTGGAGGCGCTGATCATCGTGCTGTTGGTCAGCTTCTTCTCCCTCGGCCTGCGCACCGGCCTGGTGGTGGCGCTGTCCATCCCGCTGGTGCTGGCGATGACCTTCGCCCTGATGCACTACTTCGGCATCGGCCTGCACAAGATTTCCCTGGGCGCGCTGGTGCTGGCGCTCGGATTGCTGGTGGACGACGCGATCATCGCGGTGGAGATGATGGCGATCAAGATGGAGCAGGGCTACGACCGCCTGCGCGCGGCCAGCTTCGCCTGGACCAGCACGGCCTTCCCGATGCTCACCGGCACCCTGATCACCGCCGCCGGCTTCCTGCCGATTGCCACCGCGCAATCCGGCACCGGCGAGTACACCCGCTCGATCTTCCAGGTGGTGGCCATTGCCCTGATCGTGTCCTGGATCGCCGCCGTGGTCTTCGTGCCCTACCTGGGCGACCGCCTGCTGCCGGACCTGGCCAAGCTGCATGCGAAGAAGCATGGTGGCAGCGCAGCGGGGCACGATCCCTACTCGACCACCTTCTACCAGACCGTGCGCGAGGTGGTGGAGTGGTGCGTGCGCCGGCGCAAGACGGTGATCCTGGTGACCATCGGCCTGTTCGTCGCCTCGCTGCTGCTGTTCCGCTTCGTGCCGCAGCAGTTCTTCCCGGCCTCCGGGCGCCTGGAGCTGATGGTTGACATCAAGCTCACCGAAGGCTCGTCGCTGAAGGCCACCGAGGAGCAGGTCAAGCGCCTGGAGGCCAAGCTCAAGGAGCACGAGGGCATCGACAACTACGTGGCCTACGTCGGCACCGGTTCGCCGCGTTTCTACCTGCCGCTGGACCAGCAGCTGCCGGCGACCCGCTTCGCCCAGTTCGTCATCCTGGCCAAGAGCATCGAGGACCGCGAGCAGCTGCGCAGCTGGCTGATCGAGGTGATGAACGAGGACTTCGCCTTCGCCCGTACCCGTGTCTCGCGCCTGGAGAACGGCCCGCCCGTGGGCTTCCCGATCCAGCTGCGGGTCAGTGGCGAGCACATCGACGAGGTGCGTGCGATCGCCCGCCAGGTGGCGGCCAAGGTGCGTGAGAACCCCTACGTGGCCAACGTCCACCTGAACTGGGAAGAGCCGAGCAAGGTGGTGTACCTGAACATCGACCAGGAGCGCGCCCGCGCCCTGGGCGTGACCAGCGCCGACCTGTCGAGCTTCCTGCAGAGCTCGCTGACCGGCTCCAGCGTCAGCCTGTATCGCGAGGACAACGAGCTGATCGAGATCCTCCTGCGCGGTACCGTGCGCGAGCGCCAGGCGCTGGAGTTGCTGCCGAGCCTGGCGGTGCCGACCGCCAGCGGCAAGAGCGTGGCCCTGTCGCAGATCGCCACCCTGGAATACGGCTTCGAGGAGGGGGTGATCTGGCGTCGCGACCGCCTGCCGACCGTGACCATCCTCGGCGATATCTACGGCAGCGAGCAGCCGGCCAGCCTGGTCAAGCAGATCATGCCGACCCTGGAGCCGATCCGCGCCGCGCTGCCCAGCGGCTACCTGCTGGAAGTCGGCGGCACGGTGGAGGACTCGGCGCGCGGGCAGAAGTCGGTCAACGCCGGCGTCCCGCTGTTCATCCTGGTGGTGCTGACCCTGCTCATGCTGCAGCTCAAGAGCATGTCGCGCACGGCCATGGTGTTCCTCACCGCGCCGCTCGGGCTGATCGGCGTGACCCTGTTCCTGCTGGTGTTCCAGCAGCCCTTCGGCTTCGTCGCCATGCTCGGCACCATCGCCCTGGCCGGCATGATCATGCGCAACTCGGTGATCCTGGTCGATCAGATCGAGCAGGACATCGCTGCCGGCATGGATCGCTGGCACGCTATCATCGAGGCCACGGTACGGCGCTTCCGGCCCATCGTGCTGACCGCCCTGGCGGCGGTGCTGGCGATGATTCCGCTGTCGCGCAGCGTGTTCTTCGGGCCGATGGCGGTGGCCATCATGGGTGGTCTGATCGTCGCCACGGCGCTGACCCTGCTGTTCCTGCCGGCGCTCTACGCGGCCTGGTTCAGGGTCAAGGAAGTGGAGCGCTAA
- a CDS encoding class I SAM-dependent methyltransferase has translation MSDERPITRIRVEALHPALAAEAAQWAARLGLPLAGEAEFALQLSEQGLQLAELGPQAPGPIRVDFVEGAVAHRRLYGGGSGQMIAKAVGVQPGVRPSVLDATAGLGRDAFVLASLGCAVTLSERQPIIAALLEDGLARAQGDAEVAPIATQMTLLHGNAIELMRDWQGEPPQVIYLDPMFPHRDKSALVKKEMRLFRPLVGDDPDAPALLQAALALASHRVVVKRPRKAPIIEGAKPSYALEGKSSRYDIYPKKALKP, from the coding sequence ATGAGCGACGAACGGCCTATAACCAGAATCCGGGTCGAGGCCCTGCATCCGGCCCTGGCCGCCGAGGCCGCGCAGTGGGCCGCGCGCCTGGGGCTGCCGCTGGCCGGTGAGGCCGAGTTCGCCCTGCAGCTGAGCGAGCAGGGCCTGCAGCTGGCCGAGCTGGGCCCGCAGGCGCCGGGACCGATCCGGGTGGATTTCGTCGAGGGGGCCGTGGCCCATCGCCGGCTCTATGGCGGCGGCAGCGGGCAGATGATCGCCAAGGCGGTCGGCGTGCAGCCGGGCGTGCGCCCGAGTGTGCTGGATGCCACTGCCGGCCTGGGGCGCGACGCCTTCGTGCTGGCCAGCCTGGGCTGTGCCGTGACCCTCAGCGAGCGCCAGCCGATCATCGCGGCGCTGCTCGAGGATGGTCTGGCCCGCGCGCAAGGTGACGCCGAGGTGGCCCCCATCGCCACGCAGATGACCTTGCTGCACGGCAATGCCATCGAACTGATGCGCGACTGGCAGGGCGAGCCGCCCCAGGTGATCTACCTCGACCCTATGTTTCCGCACCGCGACAAGAGCGCCCTGGTGAAGAAGGAAATGCGCCTGTTCCGTCCCCTGGTGGGCGACGACCCGGACGCCCCCGCCCTGCTGCAGGCGGCCCTGGCCCTGGCCAGCCACCGGGTGGTGGTCAAGCGCCCGCGCAAGGCGCCGATCATCGAGGGCGCCAAGCCGAGCTATGCGCTGGAGGGCAAGTCCAGCCGCTACGACATCTACCCGAAGAAGGCCCTGAAGCCCTAG
- the adk gene encoding adenylate kinase produces the protein MRVILLGAPGAGKGTQAGFITKKFGIPQISTGDMLRAAVKAGTELGLQAKSVMDAGGLVSDDLIINLVKERIAQPDCANGFLFDGFPRTIPQAEAMKEAGVTIDNVVEIAVDDEEIVQRIAGRRVHESSGRVYHVVYNPPKVAGKDDVTGEDLVQRKDDTEETVRHRLAVYHSQTKPLVDFYQKLSAAEGTPKYSAIAGVGSVEEITAKVLEALS, from the coding sequence ATGCGCGTGATTCTGCTGGGGGCGCCCGGTGCCGGCAAAGGTACCCAGGCTGGTTTCATCACCAAGAAGTTCGGTATTCCGCAGATCTCCACTGGTGACATGCTGCGCGCCGCCGTCAAGGCCGGCACCGAGCTGGGCCTGCAGGCCAAAAGCGTGATGGATGCCGGCGGCCTGGTCTCCGACGACCTGATCATCAACCTGGTCAAGGAGCGCATCGCCCAGCCGGATTGCGCCAACGGCTTCCTGTTCGACGGTTTCCCGCGCACCATCCCTCAGGCCGAGGCCATGAAGGAAGCCGGCGTGACCATCGACAACGTGGTCGAGATCGCCGTCGACGACGAAGAGATCGTCCAGCGCATCGCCGGTCGCCGTGTGCACGAGTCCAGCGGCCGCGTCTACCACGTGGTCTACAACCCGCCGAAGGTCGCCGGCAAGGACGATGTGACCGGCGAGGACCTGGTTCAGCGCAAGGACGACACCGAGGAGACCGTGCGTCACCGCCTGGCCGTCTACCATTCGCAGACCAAGCCGCTGGTGGACTTCTACCAGAAGCTGTCCGCCGCCGAAGGCACCCCCAAGTACAGCGCCATTGCCGGCGTGGGCTCGGTGGAAGAGATCACCGCCAAGGTGCTCGAAGCCCTCAGCTGA
- a CDS encoding pilin assembly protein, with translation MKIRELARHWEQNAKGRLTRSQYHIHIDLEAAARLAALCEMYPKRSAEELLGELIGAALEELEASLPYVKGSKVVATDEQGDPLYEDIGPTPRFLALSRRYLREMTAQQDGAKH, from the coding sequence ATGAAGATCCGTGAACTCGCCCGCCATTGGGAGCAGAACGCCAAGGGTCGCCTGACCCGCAGCCAGTACCACATCCATATCGACTTGGAAGCCGCCGCGCGCCTGGCGGCGCTGTGCGAGATGTATCCCAAGCGCAGCGCCGAGGAACTGCTCGGCGAACTGATCGGCGCGGCCCTGGAGGAACTGGAGGCCAGCCTGCCCTACGTCAAGGGCAGCAAGGTGGTGGCCACCGACGAGCAGGGCGACCCGCTGTACGAGGACATCGGCCCCACGCCGCGCTTCCTCGCCCTGTCGCGCCGCTACCTGCGGGAAATGACCGCGCAGCAGGATGGCGCCAAGCACTAG
- a CDS encoding efflux RND transporter periplasmic adaptor subunit, which produces MLRHALSLAVPLSLISLLVACGNGETAEAPVRPAMVVQPLPAADAVDTYPGEVRARFEPELAFRIGGKIAKRLVDAGDRVRKDQPLAELDPQDVKLQLEAARAQLNAAEANLKLVRSERDRYKTLLARQLISQSQYDTVENQYRAGEARVKQIKAEFDVASNQAGYSVLRASQDGLIARRLGEVGQVVAAGQTVFTLAADGEREVLISVPEHALERFRIGQEVSIELWSQPDKQFPGRIRELSPAADAQSRTFAARVTFSDPKVKAEVGQSARVSITADGEVPLSVPLSALSAEKGTPFVWVIDPKESKVVRTPVRVGAYGQERVSILEGLKESDWVVAAGVHVLLDGQKVRPVDRDNRVVALVGKE; this is translated from the coding sequence ATGCTCCGTCATGCCTTGTCCCTCGCCGTACCCCTGTCGCTGATCTCCCTGCTGGTTGCCTGCGGCAACGGCGAAACCGCCGAGGCGCCGGTACGCCCGGCCATGGTGGTGCAGCCGCTGCCGGCGGCGGACGCGGTGGATACCTACCCTGGCGAGGTGCGCGCGCGCTTCGAGCCGGAACTGGCTTTCCGCATCGGCGGCAAGATCGCCAAGCGCCTGGTGGATGCCGGCGACCGGGTGCGCAAGGACCAGCCGCTGGCGGAACTGGACCCGCAGGACGTCAAGCTGCAGCTGGAGGCCGCCCGTGCCCAGCTCAATGCCGCCGAGGCCAACCTCAAGCTGGTGCGTTCCGAGCGCGATCGCTACAAGACCCTGCTGGCCCGCCAGCTGATCAGCCAGTCGCAGTACGACACGGTGGAGAACCAGTACCGCGCCGGCGAGGCGCGGGTGAAGCAGATCAAGGCCGAGTTCGACGTGGCCAGCAACCAGGCCGGCTACTCGGTGCTGCGCGCCTCCCAGGACGGCCTGATCGCCCGCCGCCTGGGCGAGGTGGGCCAGGTGGTGGCCGCCGGGCAGACCGTGTTCACCCTGGCCGCCGATGGCGAGCGCGAAGTGCTGATCAGCGTGCCCGAGCATGCCCTGGAGCGCTTCCGCATCGGCCAGGAAGTCAGCATCGAGTTGTGGTCGCAGCCGGACAAGCAGTTCCCCGGGCGCATCCGCGAGCTATCGCCAGCCGCCGATGCACAGTCGCGCACCTTCGCCGCGCGGGTGACCTTCAGCGATCCCAAGGTCAAGGCCGAGGTGGGGCAGAGCGCCCGCGTGTCGATCACCGCCGATGGCGAGGTGCCGCTGTCGGTGCCGCTGTCCGCGCTCAGCGCGGAGAAGGGCACGCCCTTCGTCTGGGTTATCGACCCCAAGGAGTCCAAGGTGGTGCGCACGCCGGTACGGGTCGGCGCCTACGGCCAGGAGCGGGTGTCGATCCTGGAAGGCCTGAAGGAGAGCGATTGGGTGGTGGCCGCCGGCGTGCACGTGCTGCTCGACGGGCAGAAGGTGCGCCCGGTAGACCGCGACAACCGCGTGGTTGCGCTGGTCGGCAAGGAGTAA
- the ppc gene encoding phosphoenolpyruvate carboxylase, whose translation MAEIDARLREEVHLFGELLGDCIRNQRGEAFLAKIELIRQGSKAGRQGSSAGEQQLRETLAALSDDELLPVARAFNQFLNLANIAEQYHRIRRRRPDEAQPFDDRVLAELLQRLVAGGHAPEQLARQLGRVDIELVLTAHPTEVARRTLIQKYDAIAAQLAALDHNDLLPAERGEVQLRLRRLIAEAWHTEEIRRSRPSPVDEAKWGFAVIEHSLWQAVPSFLRKADQALQDACGLRLPLEAAPVRFASWMGGDRDGNPNVTASVTREVLLLARWMAADLYLRDVDRLAAELSMQQASDELRLRVGVHPEPYRAVLKQLRERLRATRAWAEAALAADVAPGPEVLHDNRELLEPLELCYHSLHACGMGVIAEGELLDCLRRAACFGLFLVRLDVRQDAARHSAAMAEITDYLGLGNYAEWDEERRIEFLLRELDNRRPLLPAQHRPSAETAEVLATCRVIAAAPAASLGTYVISMAGAPSDVLAVQLLLKEAGLQRPMRVAPLFETLADLDNAGPAIDRLLGLHGYRARLHGPQEVMIGYSDSAKDAGTVAAAWAQYRAQETLVEVCRKHEVELLLFHGRGGTVGRGGGPAHAAILSQPPGSVSGRFRTTEQGEMIRFKFGLPALAEQNLNLYLAAVLEATLQPPPASEPAWRAAMDRLAGEGVAAYRAVVREHPQFVEYFAQATPEQELGRLPLGSRPAKRRAGGVESLRAIPWIFAWTQTRLMLPAWLGWETALGNALQRGEQALLEDMRERWPFFRTRIDMLEMVLAKTDLSIAALYDERLVDTALRPLGAQLRDLLSQCRALVLGLTRQSELLTHSPETREAITVRNIYLDPLHLLQAELLARSRQRQSAAESPLEQALLVTVAGIAAGLRNTG comes from the coding sequence ATGGCGGAAATCGATGCGCGCCTGCGCGAAGAGGTTCACCTGTTCGGCGAGTTGCTCGGCGACTGCATCCGTAACCAGCGCGGCGAGGCCTTCCTGGCCAAGATCGAGCTGATCCGCCAGGGTTCCAAGGCCGGTCGCCAGGGCTCCTCGGCCGGTGAACAGCAACTGCGCGAGACTCTCGCCGCGCTCAGCGACGACGAGCTGCTGCCGGTGGCGCGGGCCTTCAACCAGTTCCTCAACCTGGCCAATATCGCCGAGCAGTATCACCGCATCCGCCGGCGTCGCCCGGACGAGGCGCAACCCTTCGATGACCGGGTGCTGGCCGAGTTGCTTCAGCGCCTGGTTGCGGGCGGGCATGCCCCGGAGCAGCTGGCCCGCCAGCTCGGGCGGGTCGATATCGAGCTGGTCCTCACCGCGCATCCCACCGAGGTGGCGCGGCGCACCCTGATCCAGAAATACGACGCCATCGCCGCCCAGCTGGCCGCCCTCGATCACAACGACCTGCTGCCGGCCGAGCGCGGCGAGGTGCAACTGCGGTTGCGCCGACTGATCGCCGAGGCTTGGCACACCGAGGAAATCCGCCGCAGTCGGCCCAGCCCGGTGGACGAGGCCAAGTGGGGCTTCGCGGTGATCGAGCATTCCCTGTGGCAGGCCGTGCCGAGCTTCCTGCGCAAGGCCGACCAGGCCCTGCAGGACGCCTGCGGCCTGCGCCTGCCGCTGGAGGCGGCACCGGTGCGTTTCGCCTCCTGGATGGGCGGCGACCGCGACGGCAACCCCAATGTCACCGCCAGCGTCACCCGCGAGGTGCTGCTGCTGGCGCGCTGGATGGCCGCCGATCTGTACCTGCGCGACGTCGACCGGTTGGCCGCCGAGCTGTCCATGCAGCAGGCCAGCGACGAGCTGCGCCTGCGGGTCGGCGTCCATCCCGAGCCCTATCGCGCCGTGCTCAAGCAGCTGCGCGAGCGCCTGCGCGCCACCCGCGCCTGGGCCGAGGCGGCGCTGGCCGCGGACGTCGCCCCGGGCCCCGAGGTGCTGCACGACAACCGCGAGCTGCTCGAGCCGCTGGAGCTTTGCTACCACTCGCTGCATGCCTGCGGCATGGGCGTGATCGCCGAGGGCGAGCTGCTCGACTGCCTGCGCCGCGCGGCCTGCTTCGGCCTGTTCCTGGTACGCCTGGACGTGCGCCAGGACGCCGCCCGCCACTCCGCCGCCATGGCCGAGATCACCGACTACCTGGGCCTGGGCAACTACGCCGAATGGGACGAGGAGCGGCGCATCGAGTTCCTACTGCGCGAACTGGACAACCGTCGCCCGCTGCTGCCGGCGCAGCACCGGCCCTCGGCCGAGACCGCCGAGGTGCTGGCCACCTGCCGTGTCATCGCCGCGGCGCCGGCCGCCTCGCTCGGCACCTATGTCATCTCCATGGCGGGCGCGCCATCCGACGTGCTGGCGGTGCAACTGCTATTGAAGGAAGCCGGCCTGCAGCGGCCGATGCGGGTTGCACCGCTGTTCGAGACCCTGGCCGACCTGGACAACGCCGGCCCGGCCATCGACCGCCTGCTCGGCCTGCACGGCTACCGTGCGCGCCTGCACGGGCCGCAGGAGGTGATGATCGGCTACTCCGACTCGGCCAAGGATGCCGGCACGGTAGCCGCCGCCTGGGCCCAGTACCGCGCCCAGGAGACCCTGGTGGAGGTGTGCCGCAAGCACGAGGTCGAGCTGCTGCTGTTCCATGGCCGTGGTGGCACTGTCGGCCGCGGTGGCGGCCCGGCCCACGCGGCCATCCTGTCGCAGCCGCCGGGCTCGGTGAGCGGGCGCTTCCGCACCACCGAGCAGGGCGAGATGATCCGCTTCAAGTTCGGCCTGCCGGCACTGGCCGAGCAGAACCTCAACCTGTACCTGGCCGCCGTGCTGGAGGCCACCCTGCAGCCGCCGCCGGCCTCCGAGCCGGCCTGGCGCGCCGCCATGGACCGCCTGGCCGGGGAGGGCGTGGCGGCCTATCGCGCGGTGGTGCGCGAGCATCCGCAGTTCGTCGAATACTTCGCCCAGGCCACCCCGGAGCAGGAGCTCGGTCGCCTGCCGCTGGGCAGCCGCCCGGCCAAGCGCCGCGCCGGCGGGGTGGAGAGCCTGCGGGCGATTCCCTGGATCTTCGCCTGGACCCAGACGCGCCTGATGCTGCCGGCCTGGCTGGGCTGGGAGACGGCCCTGGGCAACGCCCTGCAGCGTGGCGAGCAGGCCCTGCTGGAGGACATGCGCGAGCGCTGGCCGTTCTTCCGCACGCGCATCGACATGCTGGAGATGGTGCTGGCCAAGACCGACCTGTCGATCGCCGCCCTGTATGACGAGCGCCTTGTCGATACAGCACTGCGACCCCTGGGTGCGCAGTTGCGCGACCTATTGTCGCAGTGCCGTGCTCTGGTATTGGGCCTGACCCGTCAGTCGGAGCTGCTCACCCACAGTCCGGAGACCCGCGAGGCGATTACCGTGCGCAATATCTACCTGGACCCGTTGCACCTGCTGCAGGCCGAGCTTCTGGCCCGTTCCAGGCAGCGCCAGAGTGCGGCGGAAAGCCCCCTGGAGCAGGCTCTGCTGGTCACCGTGGCAGGCATCGCGGCGGGCCTGCGCAACACCGGCTGA
- the tsaB gene encoding tRNA (adenosine(37)-N6)-threonylcarbamoyltransferase complex dimerization subunit type 1 TsaB has product MTTLLALDTATEACSVALLHEGRVLSHYEVIPRLHAQRLLPMVQQILGEAGLALSALDAIAFGRGPGAFTGVRIAIGVVQGLAFALDRPVLPVSNLAVLAQRALREHGAQQVAAAIDARMDEVYWGCYVAAQGEMRLQGVEAVLAPELAQLPRGAAGDWFAAGTGWGTYGARIGLQPSGSDPAMLPHAQDLLSLAQFAWQRDEALPADQAQPVYLRDNVATPKQAI; this is encoded by the coding sequence ATGACCACTCTGCTGGCCCTGGATACCGCCACCGAAGCCTGTTCCGTCGCCCTGCTGCACGAGGGCAGGGTGCTCAGCCACTACGAGGTGATCCCGCGCCTGCACGCCCAGCGCCTGCTGCCCATGGTCCAGCAGATCCTCGGCGAGGCGGGGCTGGCGCTGTCCGCGCTGGACGCCATCGCCTTCGGTCGCGGTCCCGGTGCCTTCACTGGCGTACGCATCGCCATCGGCGTGGTCCAGGGCCTGGCCTTCGCCCTCGACAGGCCTGTGCTGCCGGTCTCCAACCTGGCCGTGCTGGCCCAGCGCGCGCTGCGCGAGCATGGCGCGCAGCAGGTGGCAGCGGCCATCGATGCGCGCATGGACGAGGTCTACTGGGGCTGCTACGTCGCCGCGCAGGGCGAGATGCGCCTGCAGGGCGTGGAGGCGGTGCTGGCTCCGGAGCTGGCGCAGCTGCCGCGCGGCGCCGCGGGCGACTGGTTCGCCGCCGGCACCGGCTGGGGCACCTACGGTGCGCGTATCGGGCTGCAACCCAGCGGCAGTGATCCGGCCATGCTGCCGCATGCCCAGGACCTGCTGAGCCTGGCCCAATTCGCCTGGCAGCGCGACGAGGCGCTACCGGCCGACCAGGCCCAGCCGGTGTACCTGCGCGACAATGTGGCGACACCCAAGCAGGCGATCTGA
- a CDS encoding TetR/AcrR family transcriptional regulator, with protein sequence MSDKLLQPSSGPGRPKDPAKRQAILEAAKRLFMHNGYDGSSMDAIAAEAGVSKLTVYSHFTDKETLFACAVESKCEEQLPSLFFELRPDSSVEQALLAIGRGFNALINSAESLAMHRLMVAQGAQNPQLAQLFFNAGPQRVIDAMQHLLEQADARGQLRIDNPQHAAEHFFCLIKGGCHFRLLMGIAQPLSGSAAEEHVQEVVRLFVRAYRP encoded by the coding sequence ATGTCCGACAAACTGTTACAGCCATCCAGCGGCCCCGGACGGCCCAAGGACCCCGCCAAGCGCCAGGCCATCCTGGAGGCGGCCAAGCGCCTGTTCATGCACAACGGCTACGACGGTAGCAGCATGGACGCCATCGCCGCCGAGGCCGGGGTGTCCAAGCTCACGGTGTACAGCCACTTCACCGACAAGGAGACGCTGTTCGCCTGCGCGGTGGAATCCAAGTGCGAGGAGCAGCTGCCCTCGCTGTTCTTCGAACTGCGCCCGGACAGCAGCGTCGAGCAGGCCCTGCTGGCCATCGGCCGCGGCTTCAATGCCCTGATCAACAGCGCGGAATCCCTGGCCATGCACCGCCTGATGGTGGCTCAGGGCGCGCAGAACCCGCAGCTGGCGCAACTGTTCTTCAATGCCGGTCCGCAGCGGGTGATCGATGCCATGCAGCACCTGCTGGAGCAGGCGGATGCACGCGGCCAGCTGCGCATCGACAACCCGCAGCACGCCGCCGAGCACTTCTTCTGCCTGATCAAGGGCGGCTGCCACTTCCGCCTGCTGATGGGCATCGCCCAGCCGCTGAGCGGCAGCGCTGCCGAAGAGCATGTGCAGGAAGTGGTGCGGCTGTTCGTGCGCGCCTACAGACCCTAG